The sequence ACTGAATACAATATAGAGTATAGAATTGCATGAGAAAGATCATTAATGCCTCTCTGCCTGCCCACTTTTAATCTCCATTTCTTTAAtgctctcttttttttttttccgcCCTTCTGTTTACTGGGTCTGGGAGAGACCTCCAAGCCATGTCAGACCGTAATTATCAGTATCCAAGCAACAAGGATGTTAAATATTGTCTTATTGtctcttttctttgaatatcttttcttgtttttaatttttgagcattagatttaaattatgatCTACGTTATTACATGTTTCTATTTCATTTGGATGGCAGAGGACCCAGCAATTTGTAATCTTCCAAGCTTCCTGTTTGGACAGTCAATGGGTGGAGCTGTCACTCTGAAGCTGCACTTAAAACAGCCTAATGCATGGAATGGTGCCATTCTTGTTGCGCCTATGTGCAAAGTATTGTTCTCAACTTAATTACTTTAATACGTTGCTTATCTATAGTTTTTGCTTATATTAGCTGAACCATAAATTGCAGATTGCAGATGACATGCTTCCACCAATGTTAGTGAAGCAATTCTTGATTGGTGTAGCCAATGTTCTTCcaacaaaaaaattagttcCACAAAAGGATTTGGCTGAGGCAGCATTTAGAGATTCAAAGAAGCGAGAGATGGTTTATATCTTGACTCGAATAGATTAGTCCTAAAATTGCATGTGATTTTGGAACTTCTAACTGATAATATCATGTGAGATGCTTTGTTGCATCACCAGTGGCTTTCTATTTTCCCTTTGTTTGTCATCCATCTCCTGTCGTCTATTATCCTCTCTTCATTTAATGCCTTCATATCTGGttggatatttattctatGTGTTTTATTccattttctcttcttctgaAATGCAGACATCTTATAATGTTATTGCTTACAAGGATAAGCCACGATTGAAGACAGCTTTGGAGATGCTGAGAACCACTCAAGAGATAGAACAGCGATTAGAAGAAGTATGCCAAttcctttattatttttcttacatcCTAGGAAATTAACCATTGCTAATCTATTACATCTTTCAAGCATATGCGATTCTGTTCAGTCTCTCTATTCACTGCCCCTTGTATCtgaaatagataataaaatgtttaGTTGTTTACACTTTCTTAAGCACGTTTCAGAGGACATTCAGCTATATCTACTTGCTAATATgccaagaattagatattaaatGTTAGAGTTTCTTAgatctatatataaattgcTACTTTACATTCTAACACTGGATATGGTCTTTTGTTCATTGTATTCCGCATTCGGAGTATTTTACGAGACACAGGAGTGTCGCACTGTTCATAATGAATATTTGTGGTTTGGCAGGCATGCAATTTAGTTGAATGTTGACATTTCAGTGACTGACGCTATACCATTTACTTTTAATAGGCAATGATAATTCTTTTAACCAATTATGCTGCACAGGCATTTCTAATATGTACGACTTCAATTGGATAACATATTCTGTTGCTAAAAAAATACAGTGAGCAGAATGAATAGGTTGCTCAAATCCGGATCTTAGTTTAGAGGCTCTGTTTTTAGGAAGATCATAAACTAGTTTACCAGCATGTCATAATTATTCGACATTAATGGGATGTTCCGGACTTCacattttcattctttttgaAATCCTCAAGTTTATATCCTTGAATAGAGTTCAATTGATTTGGAATTAACTGTTGTGCAAATATTTACGCTTTAACGTAAAATTACTGGGTTGCAGGTCTCACTACCATTGTTAATACTACATGGAGGGGCTGATATTGTGACTGATCCATCTGTGAGCAAGGCTTTGTATGAGAAAGCTCGCAGTTCGGACAAGAAGTTTAAACTTTACAAGGATTCTTACCATTCTCTTCTCGAAGGTGAGCCAGATGAAGCAATAATTCAGGTTTTCAATGACATTGTGTCTTGGCTTGATGAGCACAGCAAAGAAACTAATGCCTAATAATCAGGTGCCTGTTATTTTCCATTAGTCATTAGAGCACATGCACAAAAGGCAGAAAgcaaagataaataataaatagaaggGTATTAGATTAGAGATTATATTGTTATTACTTGGGAGATTTCCTACgtgaataaatttaattgttcTATTTGgaacatttatttatttatttattttgtataccTTGTAGCttgtcattatttttttcccaGTTCTTTTCTTTGGTATAAATTGAGAGTATTAGAGAAGATACGCAATTGGGGCAATCCTTCCATTCTCTAAATCCTTGTAGCTTCTCCCCTATTCTTGTTGGGTTTATGGTAGTTTGGTATTTGATTGTGTGCGTCCATGGAGAGCAAGATTGAAATTACAATACAaggaaaaaagtaatttatatgAGTTGATCAAACCCAAACATACAATTTCTTGTATTGCAAGCTTGGATTTTACATCTGCAACAACATTATGAATGGGATTTTAGTTTGTATTTTATGATTCATATTATGATGCAAgtctaattacaaattaaattttgaactttctacttttgctaattttataataattttaaaataaatatttattattttaatttatttttaaaaatattttccatgacaagtttaaaatttttgcaataaaaacgataatataagaaatcgaTTGTGcttactaaaagaataataattataaatcagtaaaaataatttattttagatttaataatatgactaTTGAAAATCTCATATATTATATGTgcattcttttatatattttacatctaaatgtaataaaatttaattaactcactaatttttatgttagtaAGCATAATTGATTTGCCacgttatttattttattataaaattttaaaaattattgccAAAGTAAATTGTGAAACAAAGAGAAATCAAGAAAGAATCTATGAAGAAATCAGGCTTGGACATACTTTTGCATTATTGTGTTTTATTGAGATAAGGTTAATAGTTAATAAGTAGTGCAAATCAAGGAAGGCAGAAGTTTTAAATTACTATTGGAGATCTTCATGTTAACTTGAGGTTTGAGGactaaatattttgttatcttaaataatttattaatgaatataagtGTTGTGGTGGGCTGTTGAAGTTTACAAATAGAGTTTGAACAGTTAGCACAAAAACAGTTGTTACTTGGCAGTCTATGAACAAATTAAGTCCCTAAAGTAGTTGAAACAATGAGACTCAGTTGCTGCTGAAAAACAGGATACCACTCCAACAGTAATTTTTCACAGATGAAGTTAACTTAAAAGTATTGTATTTAAGAAACAAAGAACGCCACAAAATTTACAgtaaattcttaatcaattttaaaaataaaattctgaagctttgtttattttaatttcaaataagaCCCTgttatttaatatcaatttcaCTTTTCATATTATCATTGAAAGCAATGCAATAATATTCTTTCCATTGagatttttagtttttattttcaatttttaatttcttagattaaatatattatttttatcggTATTTAGTAAAAAGGTgcaattaattttgattaagaAGTTAAAAAGCACAATGCAATTTTGAGAATATGTGTACCAAAATATGTGGTAAGCTTGTACCAGAAATTttcactaataataataataatttaccattattttaaattacagTTGGTAGATACCTATCTTTTCAGAAGTAATTGGTTCTGGATTTAGTTACGGTGAATTTGATATTGAGTTTGAAAAAGTGTCTTTCccatcttaatttttattatgaattttgagAATTGTTTTTGTAAAATATAGATGAATAGatgttttttctaaaaatagatttaaaaaaagtaatttataaaaaaataagagaaataatatatcaaataaaaaaaaaatttcaaacctGGTTTTTGAATAGCCAAGTGCCATCCAAACCTACCTTTATTTATCGACACTCCCACTTGCTTCCGATTTTTTCTCAAACAGTCGGCATAGAGAGATGGAGCAAGTCGGTATCAAAATAGTTTGGAGTAGAAATAAGAACtgtttttagttaattattgcAAACTGAAACTTAATTTccagatattattattctatatgCACTCTATAACTAAAAACTATTGGTAATGAGTTAAAAGTATTCTAGCTtgcaattttagaaattacttttttaaaaaaactaaaagaattgtttattaaacataattaataaatataatttgtaatatAGAGATAAATCTGATCAtgttaaagaaatatatattaattttattataaagataaattttttttaaatttcattaattatattaacaaaataattgtATACATAATATTGGCGGCATTTAGTGTATCGAGAAGAAATATATTCCACTTGGTGGCTATATTAAACTACAAATCGATTTCATTATCATTTGATAAGTCTTTAATTGAGTCCAATCTTTTGAATACTATAATCAAACTCATTCTAACAAAAGACAAAcaaactctataaaaaaataaaataaaatacttgtaatatttaatcaacaaaatcaacaaacaactaaaaaaataaatataaagcaaAATCTTAAACCAACTTtcaactaaataaatttattttcattattgatttatttccaaatgctaaaaaatttacaattatgGAATCATTTTCCGTTGtcatttatcttttaaatttattactaaaaaatataaaaaatttcacaattaaaatttataaattctaattaaatcatataaataaaataaaaaaaattagttatttattgtgcttgaaaagaattattagagcaaaaagaaaaagaaaagtagaaaGCGACGAATGATTAGCAAATGCGGTCCACAAAAAGAAGCGGTCAACGgcagcaaaaaagaaaaacaaaagaaattctaatgGGTAGCGTTATAGAAAtgacttattaaaaatatatgctattttatttaattatttttggacaGTCAACCGGCAACCCctttaatatatgtttttggGTAACGGCAGCATTCTTGGACTCTATATGGTCTACAAATATTGACTTGTCTTTTTCAATCTAACTTATTTCAGTTTGGAGTAATGCCGAACAATAACAAGAAACTACTAATTGTCTGTTTTCATTTACTTTTACTTAATTGtacttcttatttttttttttttttggggggTCTTAGAAGCATGATCTAACTTAGATGTaaatgaaaaaagagaaaacattAACAACATTTGTTTATCGTATTAATTATAGAAGATATGCTTCTCCATACATTCGCTGGACAACTGCATCACGCAGAAAATGACAATCAATCTCAATGTGTTTCATACGCTTATAAAAAATTG comes from Ricinus communis isolate WT05 ecotype wild-type chromosome 5, ASM1957865v1, whole genome shotgun sequence and encodes:
- the LOC8272336 gene encoding caffeoylshikimate esterase, which translates into the protein MALKLGKVYGRHCSLLHGIVCLEGKKGKKRGAMVRFAGIDNELQKILDANMDEARARRRARDAFKHIQLNIDHILFKTPADGLKIKESYEVNSRGLEIFTKSWLPGTSSPRAVVCYCHGYGDTCTFYFEGIARKLASSGYAVFAMDYPGFGLSEGLHCYIPSFDRLVDDVMEHFSKVKEDPAICNLPSFLFGQSMGGAVTLKLHLKQPNAWNGAILVAPMCKIADDMLPPMLVKQFLIGVANVLPTKKLVPQKDLAEAAFRDSKKREMTSYNVIAYKDKPRLKTALEMLRTTQEIEQRLEEVSLPLLILHGGADIVTDPSVSKALYEKARSSDKKFKLYKDSYHSLLEGEPDEAIIQVFNDIVSWLDEHSKETNA